Proteins from a single region of Candidatus Cloacimonadota bacterium:
- a CDS encoding T9SS type A sorting domain-containing protein, with product YFEWEGEILLDLNYDEYYGWAPDMGAFEWAGTSVNEELIINNERIRLSNYPNPFDAETTISFNLTAEDGENAEIIIYNIKGQKVKTLECGNYFDAKATDTLHHIIWDGKDENNKPVSSGIYFYQIKAGKFSANRKMILMH from the coding sequence TATTTTGAGTGGGAAGGTGAAATTCTGCTCGATTTAAATTATGATGAATATTATGGTTGGGCACCTGATATGGGAGCTTTTGAATGGGCTGGAACTTCTGTTAATGAAGAATTGATAATTAATAATGAAAGAATTAGATTATCTAATTATCCTAATCCTTTCGATGCGGAAACTACAATATCATTTAATCTTACCGCAGAGGACGGAGAGAACGCAGAGATAATAATATACAACATCAAAGGGCAAAAAGTAAAAACTTTGGAGTGCGGCAATTATTTTGACGCCAAAGCGACGGACACTCTTCACCACATAATCTGGGATGGAAAAGATGAAAACAATAAACCTGTTTCCTCAGGAATCTATTTTTATCAAATAAAAGCAGGTAAGTTTTCTGCAAACAGAAAAATGATTTTAATGCACTAA